A genomic stretch from Primulina huaijiensis isolate GDHJ02 chromosome 14, ASM1229523v2, whole genome shotgun sequence includes:
- the LOC140957137 gene encoding phospholipase A1-Igamma2, chloroplastic-like gives MAVSLSRMVLALSNPLLQAPRQPDYIQKQNPADLETRIKLSATRPLRPVRAISTDSLASSSTATGLQKELGSEAETEPKDKRTIADSWRQLQGENNWDGLLDPMDPLLRHELLKYGSKVQACYDSFEFDPTSKYFGSSRYSKRELYKTLGMAEIGYDITRYLYVTSNVKVPKFFLKTRWPRVWSTDASWMGYITVSNDKMTKKLGRRDVCIVWRGTITRLEWLADLSNYLKQLSSEIPCPDPLVRVEAGFLTIYTDAKKNCQYCGISVREQVLAEIYKLVNETYPDEELSITVVGHSLGSALALLTAYDVAETVVNRRKNDNRKIPVTAFSFAGPRVGNNRFKQRVEQLGVKVLRIVNVHDIVPNSPGFLFNENTPSAIMNVVEHFPWGVYTHMGVELELDHKNSPFLRPDGDVLCAHNLEGYLHVLNGYHGKGKKFEPAMDRDPALVNKSSDFLKDELEVMTNWMQNHNKGMVLKNGRYVQIERSMEDHITENNHYHIQKIRTHGP, from the exons ATGGCGGTGTCTCTCTCCAGAATGGTTCTCGCCTTATCAAACCCCCTTCTCCAGGCCCCGAGACAGCCCGATTACATTCAGAAACAAAATCCCGCAGATCTGGAAACTCGTATCAAACTTTCAGCGACGAGGCCGTTGAGGCCTGTTAGAGCCATATCCACGGACTCTCTAGCATCATCCAGTACTGCAACCGGGCTTCAAAAAGAATTAGGATCTGAGGCCGAAACAGAACCTAAGGATAAGAGGACAATCGCCGATTCCTGGCGTCAATTACAAGGAGAAAATAATTGGGACGGGTTGCTTGACCCGATGGACCCATTGCTGCGGCACGAGCTGCTCAAATACGGTAGCAAGGTCCAAGCTTGCTACGACTCTTTCGAGTTCGACCCAACTTCGAAATATTTCGGCAGCTCCAGGTACTCCAAGCGTGAGCTTTACAAAACTCTTGGCATGGCGGAAATTGGCTACGACATCACCCGATACCTCTACGTCACATCCAACGTGAAAGTGcccaaatttttcttgaaaacaaGATGGCCTAGAGTCTGGAGTACGGATGCTTCTTGGATGGGCTATATTACTGTTTCCAACGACAAAATGACGAAGAAGCTAGGGAGACGGGACGTGTGTATCGTCTGGCGGGGCACTATCACTAGGCTGGAATGGCTTGCCGACCTGTCGAATTACTTGAAACAACTATCTTCTGAAATCCCATGTCCCGATCCTTTAGTGAGAGTCGAAGCAGGTTTTCTCACTATCTACACCGATGCAAAAAAGAACTGCCAGTACTGTGGCATCTCCGTCAGGGAACAGGTTCTCGCCGAAATCTACAAGCTGGTTAACGAAACGTACCCTGACGAAGAGCTTAGCATCACCGTAGTAGGGCACAGCTTGGGCTCGGCGCTGGCATTGTTAACCGCATACGACGTCGCGGAGACAGTAGTGAATAGACGTAAAAATGACAACAGGAAGATACCGGTGACGGCGTTTTCCTTCGCCGGGCCGCGCGTTGGAAACAACAGATTCAAGCAGAGGGTGGAACAATTGGGGGTCAAAGTGCTGCGGATTGTCAATGTTCATGATATCGTACCCAATTCTCCAGGCTTCTTGTTCAATGAGAATACACCCTCTGCGATTATGAATGTCGTGGAGCATTTTCCGTGGGGTGTTTATACGCATATGGGAGTGGAGCTGGAGCTGGATCACAAGAATTCTCCATTCTTGAGGCCTGACGGTGACGTGCTTTGTGCCCATAACCTGGAAGGTTACCTCCACGTTCTCAATGG GTACCACGGTAAAGGCAAGAAATTTGAGCCGGCAATGGATAGGGATCCAGCATTAGTGAACAAATCCAGCGATTTCTTGAAAGATGAACTTGAAGTCATGACAAACTGGATGCAGAATCACAACAAGGGAATGGTGTTGAAGAACGGGCGTTATGTGCAGATTGAACGTAGCATGGAGGATCACATTACTGAAAATAACCATTATCACATCCAAAAGATACGCACCCACGGACCATAA
- the LOC140958033 gene encoding uncharacterized protein encodes MVKTNAPHLQATTSQSGRIIDDSSSPYFLQNGDHPGLVLVSHFLAGNNYNTWSRAMSMALTAKNKLVFVDGTFVRPPPEDLLYGAWIRCNSMVISWLLNAVSREIADSLIIWLPHMRFG; translated from the coding sequence ATGGTGAAAACTAATGCGCCACATCTTCAAGCTACGACTTCACAGAGTGGGAGAATTATCGATGATTCGAGCAGCCCGTATTTTCTCCAAAATGGTGATCATCCTGGTCTGGTGCTTGTATCTCACTTCCTTGCAGGTAACAATTATAATACTTGGAGTCGTGCGATGTCTATGGCACTTACTGCTAAGAATAAGCTCGTTTTCGTTGATGGAACGTTCGTGCGTCCTCCTCCTGAAGATTTGTTGTATGGTGCCTGGATTAGATGCAATAGTATGGTGATTTCGTGGTTACTTAATGCTGTAAGTCGAGAAATAGCTGATAGCCTCATTATATGGCTACCGCACATGAGATTTGGATAG